The genome window AGCAAGCAGACAGCGGCCTTGAGTGAGGTCAATGATTCCAGGCTACACATCTACAACCAGCTGGAAATATCGATTCAGGAACTAGGAAAGAACCAAAGGCTCTCGGCAGAAAGAGCTGCTGACAAGAGGAAAATCAAAGTTTATGCAGTATCATTGCAATATTAGGATTAAGGAATTACATTTAGGTTCTTAGGTGGTCGGGATAACATTACGTTAAGCTTAGTTAAGTATCAGAGGATTCAATTAAGTTGCATACTGTGAAATTAATTTCAGTAAATTAGGTTAAGGAGAATCAGAATTTATttaacaatcctttcaaaatctgTTCCCATTAGTATCCTGCCCCATTTGTGTAACTTGAAAAGCCCTAACAAAGTTTTTGCAGATATAGTCATCCATTGAACATAGTATAGTCTTTTGCCCCAGAGAAAAATGGTGGAACAACAAAGCTAGGGCTGCAAAGACGAAAGCAGAGATTTACCCAGCAGAAAAAAAGTGCACAAATAAAAATTCAGGGCAAAATAAAGTTTGGAAATCATATGAATTATTGAAATGGGAAAGGCACACAGAACAAGCTTTATATACACTGGCAATAAAGAGTAAAAGCaaattagagggaaaaaaaaaagtaaactgcaTTTGCTCAAGCTGATTACCCTTAATAGGAATTGGAAGATTATATTTCTGATTGAGTTCGATTTCCAAGACCCTAAatgaatctttattttatagattgGCTTAACAATTGCATCATACTTAAGCATCTCGGTATTCTGATGTGCAGCGCCATACTATATACCATTGGCCTGAGGCATGATTTCACTACCTCATTACCTTCAGTAACgagaatttatttcttttgcccaATACTGCTCATCTAAACTTTCTATGATATACATTTTTGGAAcattcatgaaaagagaaaatttttacttgtgaattttttcataaatctcttaatttttgagaaaattcaCATTAAACTTTACACTTGACACCAGCTAGTGcccattttttatgtttgagtacAACTTCCAGAAAAAAATGTTACAGATACATGAATATGTACAGAGAAAAAACTctaaatttacattttcattatacagATAAATAAAGTACATTTATAATACCTGAACCCTACTTTCAACTGACCTGAATTctgagaaacaaaaaataaaaatacatatgagaatacatacttTGAGGTTACTGTAACCCATCCATCTTTATCAGGTTCATCTTCCTTGGCTGAATTCTTCACTTGCGATTTTTCTTTCTCATAGTTTTCCATTACAGCTTTAATCTCTTCACCGAGATCTTCTGGGCTAATGTACTGGCTGTTATACTCTTGGTGCCATTCTGAAAATACATGTTAATATTTGTTTCACTCTGAAACTGGAAAATTTTCTGGTCACAGCAAATCATAAACAAATACTATACAGTTTCATTTAATGACCAGAAAATTTTAATTACTAACCCATGCTTCACAAATGCTGTACCTTTCCTCATCATCCATAATTAAAATACCGTAAATAATGTGCTGTGACCCTAGTGGAGAAagtcctctctctcattctataaggcaattattttttgtttgcatGGCAATACACAACCTAGAATTTATTCAGTGGGAAAGAAAGACGAGAACACCTTCAAAACAGTTTCATATGTTCATGCCTGTTACAAAGGAGGTAATAAACAGTTGCACACTCAAAGTCCTTGATTAGCAACGTATTCATTATCATTCACTATATTTGCACAGTAGCAGGTACCATCTCACTCTTGCTGGTAGAATAAACAATGACAAATGCATAGCCTCAAACACTTTGCATTTGACTAAAATTCCAAGACTATTACGAAAGACTCAAACTGAATCTGAATGTAGGGAATACCTGCTTCATTACCACTTCGAGTAATGTCTTTTCGATAAGAGGGCACAGAATTGAATCTTTTTAGAGAATAGTATCTTCTTGAGGTGCTGACTGGGGATGACAGGGTGTCTTTATTCAAGCCGCAATCTTATTAATATGGCTTGGAGTAAAGTAGTATGTTCCACACAATCTGGAAGGTCTAGATAACTTCAACATAGAATTGAACTAGTGACAATATTACTATATAACTTAGACTATCAGCATAGAATTCTTGAGTCAGGTATTTCTtccaaacttatttttttaaacttattttcttacCCTACATATTCTCACTTTTCTACCTTATTTTTCTCATACAATTATATGTctttgaatgaaataataaaggATTATGAATGATTAATAAAAGATGTGAGtgaattttatttcaagtttattttttattgtatctttcATAACCATCAAGCAAAGCCCTAAATGTCCCTTGGGGTTATGGTAATTAAACTACCCAACCTTAGGCCTTGCTGGTGACTTCCTAGTAACAGGATGGTGGACTGATAGGATAAAATGAAAACTGATAGAATCAGAGTCATGGCCAATTTCAATACAGACTACACTGGAATAGGAGTTAACTCTCAAAGTTTTCTCATACTGTAGTTCAAGTGGTCAAGTTTAAGAAGTTAGGACATGTAAGTAAATAATGATTACCTTTTGGTACCTAGATTTGTAATATCTTCTTGTCTCTCAGAAAAACACAGTCCACAATCACGAGGAAtcacattttacttttttctcttcatAACAAACCAATTGTAGTGGTTAGACCAATTAATTTGACTGAGATCCAATCATGACTTTACTCAGTTTGGAAATTTGCTGGGCATCTACCACAGATAATCCTTCCTTGGAAGGAATGCTACATAACCAAATTAAAAGGTTCAGGACATAACAGTTGGGATAAAACCTATTAAAACCTATCAAGTATGAATACCATACAAATCTGAGCCAATTTTTTTCATGGCTAAAAATCTGAGGTCGTAACAATAGGTAATTTTCAAGTGCCTGGCTGGAACTGGTTAAACAAGGATAATTTTCAAGTGCCTAGCTGGAACCGGTTAAACAATCAGATTgttaagcaaggaatctgtgaaatCTGGCAATGCGTGCGCATATTGGGTGAAAGCTCAACTGTTATGTCCTGAACCTTTATATCTGGTTGTTATGCAGCATTCCTTCCAAGGAGGGATTATCCATGGTAGATGCCCAGCAAATTTTCAAACTGAGTAAAGTCATGGTTGGATCTCAGTCAAACTAATTGGTCTAACCACTACAATTGGTTTGTTATGAAGGGAAACAAGTAAAATGTGATTCCTTGTGATTGTGGACTGTGTTTTTCTGGTGCAAATGTCCACTTGGGAGCGAAAAACCTTCCCGAGAAGGAGAAGCCGACTTCTTACAGTGTTCCCGCTTCCAGGTACAGATTAGAGATACAGTTGACCCCCGTATTTGTGTTCCtggcattcgcggatttctctacggaccatatctacccattattcgcgggaaattcgcatattcgcagcatttttttatgagaaataccataaattcctttttttatcaatttcatcataaaatggactttttgtgataaaactattaaaaaaaccaggtataaacatttaaaGTAGGTTCTTCTtcagttttaactgacaaaatggccagttttaagcatttttataggggttttcaAATATttgcgggggtgtctggtacgtaTCCCCCTGttgaatacggggggaacactgtagttACAAAATTTGCACAGCACCTACTGCAAGTCAAATTGGGATCTGTAACAGAAGCTAAAAACCTGGAACATGGAAATCCCTGAACTCCCGGACACATACATAAACAGGGCCCAGAACTCTTGGAGGAATCCATGATCAAAAGGAcggatggacacacacacacacacacacacactctaaaatgcaaagaaataaagGGCAAACAAAGCAACCTGCTTGGGAAAGAGAGCAAAATGTGGCTCCTCTCCAAGGCGATCAACAAGAGACTGATGCGTCACAAGGTTCCAAGCCGAGTTGGTGACCAACTTCTACCTCGTAtacacatgagttgccagatgccacagattccttgctttacaatctttgattgttttttaaccagtttcccgCTGGGGCTAGATTATCCTGTTGTtatgaccgaaggtttgttctgcatatgaacaagcATTAACTTTTATACATACTCTTATTAACCTGCGCTCTCTTACTCTCCGTCTCCCTCTTTTTTTCTGAATGTTTTCATCTAAAATGTTCTGAGCTAAgatgctaaaaaaaagaaataaagtgtGTAGCATTCCTATGTATGGTTTGAATGCTACATTACTTAACATACCTTGCAAACGTATAAATATGTGGGCATTCTCAGTTACATTATTTTGATGGTCTATTGCCAAGCTACCTTTTTAGAACTGCTGTTTTTTgcagataactaaaaaaaattaatgatttaaagTAGTACAGGTTAGGCAAACTTAAAAGCTATATGAAATTACAGTGTTAGCTATTTGCGTCAGTTGCATGTTATCTTAATTGTTCAAGTATAGGTTATGCAGTGAGGTCATCGCTGCTTATCAGATTTCAACACTTACTGGATGGTCAAGCCCCAAAATCCCCAGTGAGTTTAGATGTTACTATAACCTTACAGTTCcatgaccctgtggtaggggtgtaaaaaTATGTACTACCACTGTAGGTACTGCGTGTGGTAAAAGGTGACTAAAGgggcagctgctgccttgcagtcttactttttagtaaaaacctaggcccactgccaataaatgaggaactgcttccttgcagtcttatttttttagtaaaaggctaggcccattgccaataactgtggaaactgctgctttgcaggtgGACTTTCTAGTCAcaggcaaggcccaccgccaataaatgtggttgatgacagcaaggacaTGCGGTTGTAAAAATCCCTTTGCCAaaaaataaaccatgcctgatgttggtggaggatgatgcctttgataaacggcagtggagaaggtgcatcaggcaaccaaccccttaatgtaaggataataGTGGGAAAGAAGATAATCTTATAGTTCCATgggcaaagaaaaatacaatttacaataaGAACTTGTATAAGTAATGCACAGtctcagaaaaaaaacagaacagaaaCTAATAACTTGtataaggacaatttttttattctgtttcaaGTATTTCTGTTTCAAGTATATCTGTATTCAAACTCCAAAGACTGACTTCAAGAATCAGAGTaacaaatatgacatttttataatgaaataagattttatgtaaacTTGCCAAGTAGTTACATAGATATAGTTTCTAATCCGTCAACAGGTAGTTTGTTTTTGTCAGGTaataaccccccgcccccccagccCAGTATATCGGGGGAGAGAGGAACCAACACCACACGAAAATCAGTTCTTTATGAcctattatccatgtgaggggaggagggcggccTTTGACCATGTaactacaggcggtccccgggttacgacggttccggcttacgacgttccgaggttacgacgctttttcttaaatattcaatggaaattccgtcctgggttacgacgcttgttccgaggttacgacgctgacgcttccgacgctccgagttaacgacgcttttaaaaaaacgcatgctatgataaaaatcctttatagtttagcacagtacataataaaaatatgtttttggttacattacaacaaaaattttgaggttatgatgatttttgacacttttttttttttcgtattttttgaatttttttactgacgccgcatatgcggaactagtttgcgggcgaatgaatacactagcttgggatgcgcagtttaaaacagtccaaaagcgcaaatataatgaaaaatcattgcttgtttccagtacataattaaaaaaactaagtttctggttagattacaacacaaattccaaggttacgacgttttgttatgctttttaacgatacctcatatgcagaactagtttttgagcggaggtgcataaattaattaacgctattaaactgtatggtaaattgaccgaacaacgacctcggacggtcgaggacgccaagcgtaacaatacgaaaggacgccacttcaatcgcgtgcctgcctgcattccacTAGGTTGTTTGTGCTGAgacttgctgaaattccttgccattttcgctaatttacaatggctcctaaacgccaaagtacttcctccgatgatagttcatccaagaagaggaaggtcatcacgatggaggtcaaatatgacgtgataaagcgttcggagaagggagaaactaacaccgaaataggccgttctttaggcttgagcaggaccacggtggtaaccattgtgaaggataaggaacgtattctgaagcacgttaaggatgctgcaccgatgaagtcaacggtgataaacgagaagcaacgtagccagagcattgttgaaatggagaaattgctcatgatctggctggaggaccagaaccagcgacgtgttccggtgagcttaagtgtgatccaggagaaggctagagcgctgcatgaggcagtagtgaaaaagtttggcgaaggcagtgctggtggtgaattttccgcgagtagaggttggtttaaccgttttaaggctcgtgcaaatttgcataatgtgaagctgcaaggtgaagctgctagtgctgatagcgaagcagcagaaagttttccaggtggtttggctgagataattaaggatggtggttacacggctgaccaagtctttaatgtggatgagactggattattttggaaaagaatgccaaatcgaacgtacctttccaaggaggagaagtcagcacctggccataaagctggaaaggagcgactgactttgctgtttggggccaatgcaagtggtgatttgaaactgaagcccttgctggtgcatttggccgagaatcccagggcttcaagggcattttcaagagtcaactccctgtgatttggaaaatctaacaagaaggcgtgggttaccttaatggtcttcgaagattggttcaatgaccatttcgtgccagcagtggagcggtatttgacttcgaagggtctgccttttaaggccctcttagtcctggacaatgcccctggtcacccttcaaatttgagcgacatgcatcctaatgtgaaggtggtgtacctcccacccaataccacatcgctgatacagccaatggaccagggagtaatagcaaatttcaaggcttactaccttagaaggaccatacgttttgctttgagggccatagaagctaacaaggagttgacactgaagcaattctggaagggctacaacattgcagatgcagtgaagaacattgcaagtgcttgggacgaggtgaagacgaccactttaaatggggcctggaggaaactgtgtccacagtttgtgcacagttttgaaggctttgaccaggcagaagacgtcgagactgtgacgaggaagatcgtagggctaagcaagaggctgcaactagatcttgaacctgatgatgtaacagagctgctggcttcccatggtggagaggaattgtctgcagaggacttactagaacttgaacaacaaatgattgaggaagaggaggcggcaccagagccaaaacccaggtcattaactgtgaaaggcttgtcagagggttttactcatctggagagagccttggcttcttttgaggcagaagaccctaacgtttctaggtttgacaaaatcaagagaggaatcatggatttggtgactttctacaaggagaccctgaaggagaagcagacgaagagaagtgtgcagtccaggcttgacactttctttcacaagtctccagtaccaccacctcccactcctagtcctggtaaggaattctgaactgttttactaatttatgtgtttacatagtgtacatattaaaatgtgttaattttttaatgtaacaactaaatgtaagagtaaattgtaacttcattaattttcatcatttgtaattttattgcagaagtggtgacagttccagatccccctgtactacctgtgacagttccagatctccctgtactacctgtgacagttccagatctccctgtactacctgtgacagttccagatcccctgtacctggaccctctgtatcagcccgcccacctgcacgtgtacaatcaggtaagcaatttcatttttctcattttcatgttggaaattgtttacaccctacatacatacgtacactaacttacatagtggtacaatgtgtttgatgttgcataaccttattatttttttttttttccatttcagacccctttgatagtgacagtgacccagatgaccctgagcctttccatggttttgatgcctcgccctatacatcaggtaaggaatccttaacaaatttgtataaaatgttttataaattgctaatagacattttattaaaagtgtacatatgctacaattacatccaccttataatatatttatgtaccctatcattctttccagatgtagatgttccctcatcagttgatacaagtatcacctccccagagcccaaatcagttgatacgagtagtatcacctctcccattccttcaggtaaaagaattcttcattttttatattgaacatacgtattacacactacatatgtcaaacagtaataacatgtgcagtagttacagtagtagtaactatcattttatatattttttatcattccagactcccaagcacctgcccatcccactccatagcccagccacccactctcatgtaccatatgaccatcccagtaagcaagccaaccactagaatttggtaaggacattttttttattaatgttttaatattacatatgtaataaccatgttatgtatgtaacatacatactataatcatatgtactattacattatcattccagattggcatgcacctgtgacttacataaaccagacctctacatagcctacatgtcttcattttgctggaggtaaggaattctcagttgtgtttaatgtttgcatacgtacaataaattttgtacacctaagtggttacatactgtcctttaatattaattcttcattccagactgcc of Macrobrachium nipponense isolate FS-2020 chromosome 33, ASM1510439v2, whole genome shotgun sequence contains these proteins:
- the LOC135203140 gene encoding tigger transposable element-derived protein 1-like, whose amino-acid sequence is MVFEDWFNDHFVPAVERYLTSKGLPFKALLVLDNAPGHPSNLSDMHPNVKVVYLPPNTTSLIQPMDQGVIANFKAYYLRRTIRFALRAIEANKELTLKQFWKGYNIADAVKNIASAWDEVKTTTLNGAWRKLCPQFVHSFEGFDQAEDVETVTRKIVGLSKRLQLDLEPDDVTELLASHGGEELSAEDLLELEQQMIEEEEAAPEPKPRSLTVKGLSEGFTHLERALASFEAEDPNVSRFDKIKRGIMDLVTFYKETLKEKQTKRSVQSRLDTFFHKSPVPPPPTPSPGKEF